One Gossypium hirsutum isolate 1008001.06 chromosome A11, Gossypium_hirsutum_v2.1, whole genome shotgun sequence genomic window carries:
- the LOC107960266 gene encoding uncharacterized protein: MTYPCLVYGSIEHRVSDCLRKAIVVRDLHVSVVAITPAPAQGRGRGRGDGGKVDSSAMRSFILKDVARELRIAVETSRSSVTGKSPLGDSVVVDWGFYIILGMDWLSEHRAKVDCEAKLVTLCGAGGSEVVVGEKFELLSDVISSLYSEKLVWKGCEGYLAYILNTDSKEIRLEEIRTVCDFSYVFLKELLGLQLNREVEFSIKLYPSISLVSVAPYCMTPKELKELKLQLQELLDRGFIRLTGYYHCFVEGFSSIAAPLKKLLQKKTAFEWTDERYKCFEKLKLLLTEAFVLTKLVSDKEYVVYSDASYTRLGCVLMLDGRLFIPRDEDLRHSILTEVHSSHFAMHPGGNKMYQDLQRVKAEHKHPSGLLQPIQILEWKWEQITMDFVYGFLLTLTRKDSIWVDLRRQDIKYQISDKVFLKVSSCKKVLRFRLKGKLSPRFIGPYEKYISKHSHVVSFEEIEVQFDLLHEEELVAILNQEVKVLCN; the protein is encoded by the exons ATGACATATCCTTGTCTTGTCTATGGTTCAATAGAGCACCGTGTGAGTGACTGCCTAAGGAAAGCCATTGTTGTTCGCGATCTGCATGTTTCTGTTGTTGCTATTACACCTGCTCCTGCTCAAGGGAGAGGTCGTGGGAGAGGTGATGGTGGTAAAG TTGATTCTAGTGCGATGAGGTCATTTATCTTGAAAGACGTAGCTAGAGAGTTGAGGATTGCTGTAGAGACCTCTAGATCTAGTGTTACAGGTAAGAGCCCTCTAGGTGATAGTGTAGTGGTGGATTGG ggtttttatatcattctgggtatggattggttgtctGAGCATCGGGCTAAGGTGGATTGTGAGGCGAAGTTGGTGACTTTGTGTGGTGCTGGCGGTTCAGAAGTTGTTGTTGGTGAGAAGTTTGAGTTGTTGTCGGATGTGATTTCTTCACTTTATTCTGAGAAGTTAGTTTGGAAAGGTTGCGAAGGTTATCTAGCTTATATCCTGAATACCGATAGTAAGGAGATAAGGTTGGAAGAGATTCGGACTGTCTGTGATTTTTCGTATGTGTTTCTTAAGGAGTTGCTGGGATTACAACTgaatagagaagttgagttcagTATTAAGCTCTATCCTAGTATTTCTCTAGTGTCTGTTGCACCCTATTGTATGACACCTAAGGAACTGAAAGAGTTGAAGctgcagttgcaagagttattagATCGTGGGTTCATTCGTCTAA CTGGTTATTACCATTGCTTTGTCGAGGGGTTTTCTAGCATTGCTGCTCCTTTAAAGAAGTTGCTACAGAAGAAAACTGCCTTTGAGTGGACTGATGAGAGGTACAAGTGCTTTGAGAAGCTGAAGTTGCTTTTGACTGAAGCGTTTGTATTAACAAAACTGGTATCCGATAAGGAGtatgtggtctacagtgatgcttccTATACGAGACTGGGTTGTGTACTGATGCTGGATG GTCGTTTGTTTATTCCGAGAGACGAGGATTTGAGGCACTCGATTCTTACCGAGGTTCATAGTAGTCATtttgctatgcatcctggtggaaataagatgtatcagGATCTTCAG AGGGTGAAAGCCGAACATAAGCATCCATCAGGTTTGCTTCAGCCTATTCAGAttctggagtggaaatgggagcagattacgatggattttgtttatGGTTTTCTTTTGACTCTGACACGTAAGGATTcgatttgg GTTGACCTGAGACGTCAAGACATCAAGTATCAGAttagtgataaggtatttctaaagGTTTCATCGTGTAAGAAAGTTTTGAGGTTCAGGCTGAAGGGTAagctgagtccgaggttcattggccCTTATGAG AAGTACATATCTAAGCATTCTCATGTTGTTTCgtttgaggagatcgaggttcaATTTGATCTTTTGCACGAGGAGGAATTGGTTGCCATCCTGAATCAAGAGGTCAAGGTGCTATGCAATTAA